The genomic region ACCTTGCCCGCTTTCACGGGGACTACCCCTACGAAAACTTCTTTTCCCGAAGACAACCCTGATGTCGGCACCAAAGCTCGCATTTGCCCTTGACCCGGAGAGCGCAGCGGAAGAAATTCTGCCAGCAAAATCGCCGGAATATGCATAGGCGAAGCCACCTTTTACCCATGAAGGCAGTTTTGATGTCCACACCGCTCACGATCGCCGATCTCAAGGCCCTGGCGAAGCGCCGCGTTCCCAAGATGTTTTTCGACTATGCAGATTCCGGCGCCTGGACGCAGTCGACCTACGACGCGAATGAGAGCGATTTCCAGAAGATCAAGCTGCGCCAGCGAGTGCTCGTAGACATGACGAACCGGTCGCTGCAGACCACCATGGTCGGTCAGACGGTGTCGATGCCGGTAGCACTGGCGCCAACCGGGCTCACGGGCATGCAGCATGCAGACGGAGAGATGCTGGCGGCGCGCGCGGCAGAAGAGTTCGGCGTGCCCTTCACCCTGTCCACCATGAGCATCTGCTCGATCGAGGATGTCGCTTCGGTGACGACGAAGCCCTTCTGGTTCCAGCTCTACGTGATGCGGGACAAGGACTTCGTCATGAACCTGATCAACCGCGCCAAGGCCGCAAATTGTTCGGCGCTGGTGCTGACGGCAGACCTGCAGATCCTCGGCCAGCGCCACAAGGACCTGCGCAACGGCCTGTCCGCACCGCCGAAATTCACCCCGAAGCACATCTACCAGATGGCGACGCGGCCGATATGGTGCCTGCGCATGGCCGGCACCAAGCGCCGTTCCTTCGGAAACATCGTCGGTCACGCCAAGAACGTATCGGACCTCTCCTCCCTGTCATCCTGGACGGCCGAACAGTTCGACCCCAAGCTCTCCTGGGACGATGTCGCCTGGATCAAGAAGCAATGGGGCGGCAAGCTTATCCTCAAGGGCATCCTGGACGTCGAAGATGCCAAGGCTGCGGCGGACACCGGCGCAGATGCCATCGTCGTTTCCAACCACGGCGGCCGCCAGCTCGATGGCGCCCCTTCGTCGATCTCGATGCTGCCACGGATCGTCGATGCCGTCGGCGACAAGATCGAGGTCCACCTCGACAGCGGCATCCGCTCTGGCCAGGACGTGCTGAAGGCCGTCGCACTGGGCGCCAAGGGCACCTACATCGGCCGCCCCTTCCTCTATGGCCTCGGGGCGATGGGCAAGGAAGGCGTAACGCTGGCTCTCAGCATCCTGCGCAAGGAAATGGACGTCACCATGGCACTCTGCGGCAAGCGTGACATCAATGATGTCGATAGGTCGATCATCTCGGAGTTGTCGCAAATCTGAGGCTTCGGCCCAACTGCTACCTCAGCCAGCCCGTGGCAAGGCCGCTCGCCCAATCCGGCCGTCCGTTGGCGAGCGCGAGCCCTGCAGCGGCCACGTGGTCGTAGGCAACGTTGCGGAAGGTCGCCGTCCATCCGGCTCCGAGCTTTTCGAGGATCGCGTAGGACGCCAACGGATGACCGGCCTCCACGTTGTGCGGATAAGGCGCGTCATCGTCATAGGCCGGGCAGCCGACACTGCCGGGATTGACGATCAGGCGACCATCGCGCAGGCGCACCATGCGCGGAATGTGGCTGTGGGCGGCAAGTATAAGAGGCTGCGGGATATCGGCGGCCAGGGCTTCGATGGCCTCGATCGGCTTCAGGGAAACCCTGCCATCAGGCGACACCTGCTCCAGCCAGTAGAGATTGTCGTCCTCGGGCGTCGCATGGCAGAGATAGGCCTCGCCCTTGTAGACGAGGCTCGTCGGCAGGGCACGGATCCACTCGAGATGGGCCGGCGACATCTGGCGATAGGCGACGCTGTCGGAGATCTCCATCGCGGATACGGCACGGTCGATCAGATAGCGATCATGATTACCACGC from Rhizobium tumorigenes harbors:
- a CDS encoding alpha-hydroxy acid oxidase; its protein translation is MSTPLTIADLKALAKRRVPKMFFDYADSGAWTQSTYDANESDFQKIKLRQRVLVDMTNRSLQTTMVGQTVSMPVALAPTGLTGMQHADGEMLAARAAEEFGVPFTLSTMSICSIEDVASVTTKPFWFQLYVMRDKDFVMNLINRAKAANCSALVLTADLQILGQRHKDLRNGLSAPPKFTPKHIYQMATRPIWCLRMAGTKRRSFGNIVGHAKNVSDLSSLSSWTAEQFDPKLSWDDVAWIKKQWGGKLILKGILDVEDAKAAADTGADAIVVSNHGGRQLDGAPSSISMLPRIVDAVGDKIEVHLDSGIRSGQDVLKAVALGAKGTYIGRPFLYGLGAMGKEGVTLALSILRKEMDVTMALCGKRDINDVDRSIISELSQI
- a CDS encoding metallophosphoesterase family protein; translated protein: MRFAAIADIHGNFLALEAVLADIAALGVYDIVNLGDCFSGPLDAGKVGDLLLARHMVTVRGNHDRYLIDRAVSAMEISDSVAYRQMSPAHLEWIRALPTSLVYKGEAYLCHATPEDDNLYWLEQVSPDGRVSLKPIEAIEALAADIPQPLILAAHSHIPRMVRLRDGRLIVNPGSVGCPAYDDDAPYPHNVEAGHPLASYAILEKLGAGWTATFRNVAYDHVAAAGLALANGRPDWASGLATGWLR